The proteins below are encoded in one region of Vanessa tameamea isolate UH-Manoa-2023 chromosome Z, ilVanTame1 primary haplotype, whole genome shotgun sequence:
- the LOC113404178 gene encoding transmembrane protein 208, giving the protein MAPPPKGKAPTRGAKQIFTENRATVNFYRNISLVTSLIYHSTTLALHFRDITSGTILLNLIVSILYIGSHQVMYFLSYPQYAENGQMIDPGLDLNMEGGIGEHIKDIVILTAITHLLTLFSDYFWLLLLLLPARIFWLVWVNFLGPWFFEKAPEDTEQDEKKRKKMERKMKRFPQ; this is encoded by the exons ATGGCACCC CCACCAAAAGGCAAAGCCCCAACAAGGGGAGCAAAACAAATATTCACCGAGAACAGAGCTACGGTAAACTTCTACCGCAACATATCACTTGTTACTTCACTGATTTACCACAGCACCACACTCGCTTTACACTTCAGAGACATAACATCTGGAACTATC ctcCTCAACTTGATTGTCTCAATACTATATATAGGCAGTCATCAAGTCATGTATTTTCTCAGCTACCCACAATATGCAGAAAATGGTCAAATGATAGATCCCGGCTTAGATCTGAACATGGAAGGTGGAATTGGAGA gCACATTAAAGATATTGTTATACTGACGGCGATCACACACCTTCTGACTCTCTTCTCTGATTACTTTTGGCTATTGCTGCTGTTGTTGCCGGCACGAATTTTCTGGCTAGTGTGGGTGAACTTCCTAGGGCCATGGTTCTTTGAAAAGGCACCTGAGGATACCGAGCAAGATGAAAAAAAACGCAAAAAAATGGAGCGCAAAATGAAGCGATTCCCACAGTAA
- the LOC113404204 gene encoding uncharacterized protein LOC113404204 — MNKPYGSPSTHNNYHILEYSRGPCVCIKAGTKECFRTYNSIFVLVGNILGSSFPKKVGSYEKVAKVKITFLELAYCYVNCIESNLLERSGQLVNGSTGDVNGKSCVVEHRQVRLRLGLATFPAKVTECQIDLSHFVTQRAPLNKLTSFTSSTVMLLLRATCMLFVVAASMGRPYDPEDGEIKSVLPSSGEFEAFYPRQAHGIPNGSSRPAHGHGSFYKHRNPALVDVKNAAAYGFRFDGMRRFNFDDDEE, encoded by the exons ATGAATAAACCGTATGGTTCACCCTCGAcgcataataattatcatatattagaATATTCCCGAGGACCTTGCGTGTGCATCAAGGCTGGAACGAAG GAATGCTTTAGAACCTACAatagtatatttgttttagtagGAAATATATTAGGGTCTTCATTTCCTAAAAAAGTTGGTTCGTATGAGAAAGTAGCAAAAGTAAAAATTACTTTTCTTGAATTAGCATACTGTTATGTCAATTGCATTGAAAGCAACTTGCTAGAGCGCAGTGGTCAGCTTGTTAATGGTAGCACAGGTGACGTAAATGGAAAGTCTTGCGTTGTGGAACATCGTCAGGTCAGATTGCGGTTAGGCTTAGCCACGTTCCCCGCCAAGGTAACCGAGTGCCAAATCGACCTGTCACATTTCGTTACGCAACGAGCACCATTAAATAAGCTCACTTCATTTACATCTTCAACCGTTATG CTGTTGCTACGCGCGACTTGCATGTTGTTTGTTGTGGCGGCATCTATGGGTCGACCGTACGATCCAGAAGATGGAGAAATCAAGAGCGTCCTGCCATCTAGTGGCGAGTTTGAAGCGTTTTATCCGCGGCAAGCGCATGGGATACCGAACGGTAGTTCAAGACCTGCGCATGGCCATGGAAGTTTCTATAAGCACCGCAATCCGGCGCTAGTAGACGTGAAAAATGCGGCCGCGTACGGCTTCCGATTCGACGGCATGAGAAGATTCAACTTTGATGATGACGAAGAATGA
- the LOC113404177 gene encoding palmitoyltransferase ZDHHC3 — protein sequence MIREFYDSSDEDEMESQYQIDPECLVLTRPDRDMHNRCCGGKAWCIKDICGIICAILTWLLILYAEFVVMMVMLLPGVSTYPLYSYINIIIFQCFAFLAFASHLRTMFTDPGAVPKGNATKEMIKQMSFREGQVIFKCTKCCSIKPERAHHCSVCQRCIRKMDHHCPWVNNCVGENNQKYFVLFTFYIAAISIHSLTLSVYQFVTCIKHEWRDCSTYSPPATVVLLLFLIAEALLFAIFTAVMLGTQLHAIWNDETGIEQLKKEQARWVRKSRWKSIQSVFGRFSILWFSPFTQPAPKTKLESYLYSV from the exons ATGATACGAGAATTTTACGACAGTTCAGATGAAGATGAAATGGAAAGTCAGTATCAGATAGATCCAGAATGTTTGGTTCTAACTCGGCCAGATCGCGATATGCATAACCGGTGCTGCGGTGGCAAAGCATGGTGTATAaag gatATATGCGGAATAATATGTGCAATACTGACATGGTTACTTATACTGTACGCGGAGTTCGTGGTGATGATGGTGATGCTGCTACCGGGCGTGTCGACGTATCCTCTATACAGctacataaatataatcatcTTTCAGTGTTTCGCATTCCTTGCTTTCGCGTCACATTTAAGAACAATGTTCACTGACCCA GGGGCGGTACCGAAAGGGAATGCAACTAAGGAGATGATAAAGCAAATGAGTTTCCGCGAAGGCCAAGTTATATTCAAGTGCACGAAATGCTGCAGTATCAAGCCGGAACGGGCTCACCACTGTTCGGTGTGCCAGCGTTGTATCAGAAAAATGGATCATCACTGCCCATGGGTCAATAATTGCGTTGGCgagaataatcaaaaatattttgtgctcTTTACT TTCTACATAGCGGCTATATCCATTCACTCGTTGACTCTATCCGTGTACCAGTTCGTGACTTGTATTAAACACGAATGGCGCGATTGCAGTACATATTCGCCGCCAGCGACTGTCGTTCTTCTCTTATTTCTGATCGCCGAAGCCTTACTCTTCGCCATATTCACAGCGGTCATGCTAGGAACGCAGCTTCATGCGATTTGGAACGATGAAACT GGCATCGAGCAGTTGAAAAAAGAACAAGCGCGCTGGGTCCGCAAATCGCGATGGAAGAGCATACAGTCAGTATTCGGTCGTTTTTCAATTCTATGGTTCTCGCCGTTCACTCAACCAGCGCCCAAGACAAAGCTTGAGAGTTATTTGTATAGTGTTTAA